A window of Apium graveolens cultivar Ventura chromosome 8, ASM990537v1, whole genome shotgun sequence contains these coding sequences:
- the LOC141679537 gene encoding uncharacterized protein LOC141679537 produces the protein MRLNAGNTDVENKIIADFSKWQFAVGDGKETNISPSSESGELLIKIPNQYIVHTSGDPIQKFFEVTYPNFLYNIFSHEYLRSRAILIPTNIVVDEINTTILEKIPGTVYTYLSQDSIDNVGDDDNDFRSVFPVEYLNSINMPCIPKHELKLKVRVVVMLMRNLNQIMGLCNGTRMIVKSYRKNNIECEILCGSHVGTKHLIPRIEMIPSDTNWPFEFKRVQFPI, from the coding sequence ATGCGCCTTAATGCAGGAAATACAGATGTGGAGAACAAGATCATCGCGGACTTTAGCAAGTGGCAGTTTGCTGTCGGTGATGGTAAGGAAACCAATATTTCTCCAAGTTCAGAAAGTGGTGAACTGTTAATAAAGATTCCTAATCAATATATCGTTCATACATCCGGAGATCCAATCCAGAAGTTTTTTGAAGTGACATACCCAAATTTTCTGTATAATATCTTTTCACATGAATACCTCAGATCAAGGGCCATACTCATACCTACCAATATCGTGGTGGATGAAATTAATACAACGATACTTGAAAAAATTCCAGGCACGGTTTATACTTATCTGAGTCAGGATTCAATTGATAATGTTGGTGATGATGATAATGATTTCAGATCCGTATTTCCAGTTGAGTATCTAAACTCTATCAATATGCCTTGCATTCCTAAGCATGAGTTAAAATTGAAGGTAAGAGTTGTCGTCATGCTTATGAGAAACTTGAACCAGATTATGGGATTATGCAATGGTACAAGAATGATTGTGAAATCATATAGGAAGAACAATATTGAATGTGAGATATTGTGTGGCTCTCATGTTGGAACCAAACATCTAATTCCTAGAATTGAGATGATTCCAAGTGACACGAACTGGCCCTTTGAATTTAAACGCGTTCAATTTCCGATTTAA